In Streptomyces sp. P3, one DNA window encodes the following:
- a CDS encoding carbonic anhydrase — MDGNKRWQDGSLQHPDRDPERREFVAEEQDPFGVILSCIDSRVPPELLFDTGLGDLFVMRTGGQVVDSVVTGSVEYGPMTSGTPLIVVLGHQRCGAVKASYEAMRGGKKLPGNLQSIADALRPAYEETVEEKHGDPVDAMTRIHVKQTSAALRSNKDLGPLVKKGSLAVVSAYYSLDTGRVEVLTGAPSA; from the coding sequence ATGGACGGCAACAAGCGCTGGCAGGACGGCAGCCTCCAGCATCCTGACCGAGACCCCGAGCGGCGAGAATTCGTGGCCGAGGAGCAGGACCCCTTCGGCGTGATCCTTTCGTGCATCGACTCCCGCGTGCCGCCGGAGTTGCTCTTCGACACCGGGCTCGGCGACCTGTTCGTGATGCGCACCGGTGGGCAGGTGGTCGACTCGGTGGTCACCGGTTCCGTCGAGTACGGGCCCATGACCTCGGGAACTCCCCTGATCGTCGTCCTCGGGCACCAGCGCTGCGGCGCCGTCAAGGCGTCGTACGAGGCCATGCGCGGCGGCAAGAAGCTCCCCGGCAACCTCCAGTCGATCGCCGACGCGCTGCGGCCGGCGTACGAGGAGACCGTGGAGGAAAAGCACGGCGACCCGGTGGACGCGATGACCCGCATCCACGTGAAGCAGACCTCTGCCGCGCTTCGGTCCAACAAGGATCTCGGCCCGCTCGTGAAGAAGGGATCTCTGGCGGTGGTCAGCGCCTATTACTCGCTCGACACCGGCCGGGTGGAAGTGCTCACCGGAGCGCCTTCCGCCTGA
- a CDS encoding helix-turn-helix domain-containing protein, with translation MNKFCEPGCGVARFLTLLNGPWATLIVRELLLGPRRFTELRDTLPGISPHTLTSRLRQFEQYGIVTRTAYAEIPPRVEYRLTPLGEGLREVLEAMATWALSIPDPVPDAAS, from the coding sequence ATGAACAAGTTCTGCGAGCCCGGGTGCGGGGTCGCCCGGTTCCTCACCCTGCTCAACGGTCCGTGGGCCACGCTGATCGTGCGGGAACTCCTCCTGGGCCCCAGGCGGTTCACCGAGTTGCGCGACACCCTGCCCGGCATCAGCCCGCACACGCTCACCAGCCGCCTGCGCCAGTTCGAGCAGTACGGCATCGTCACCCGCACCGCGTACGCAGAGATCCCGCCACGCGTCGAATACCGCCTCACCCCACTCGGCGAGGGACTGCGCGAAGTCCTCGAAGCTATGGCCACCTGGGCGCTGTCGATCCCGGATCCGGTTCCTGACGCGGCGTCGTGA
- a CDS encoding NmrA family NAD(P)-binding protein — protein MTYVIHGATGAQGAPVVPALAAADESVVALTRNAEATVAGARVVAADYSSVEDLTEVYRDAEGVFVHLPIVAEEDRRAYARNVVAAVRAARPARVVFSTSGFVVDDPGNSDQDGTAESAVATLVGGLADSGVSYAVIEPRLFFENLLMPHVVGAVREQGVLRYPLPAGFRVSWASHLDIADVAAALFERPDVTGVVSVGQYPAITGQDLAEAFSARLGRDVVYEAITPDAFRASVAPVIGEGPAADVAGSYQAMQALPDRSIAPERSAQKLLGVAPRTAIQWLTDIGVA, from the coding sequence ATGACGTACGTGATTCATGGCGCCACCGGCGCCCAAGGTGCTCCTGTCGTCCCCGCCCTGGCCGCTGCGGACGAGTCCGTCGTGGCCCTGACCCGCAATGCGGAGGCCACCGTCGCCGGCGCGCGCGTGGTGGCCGCCGACTACTCCTCCGTCGAAGATCTGACCGAGGTTTACCGTGACGCCGAGGGGGTGTTCGTCCACCTGCCGATAGTCGCGGAAGAGGACCGCCGGGCCTACGCACGCAACGTCGTCGCCGCCGTCCGCGCGGCCCGGCCGGCCCGCGTGGTGTTCTCCACCAGCGGCTTCGTCGTCGATGACCCCGGTAACAGCGATCAGGACGGCACGGCCGAGAGCGCGGTCGCGACGCTGGTCGGTGGGCTGGCGGACAGCGGCGTGTCCTACGCGGTGATCGAGCCCCGGCTGTTCTTCGAGAACCTGCTCATGCCGCACGTGGTCGGAGCGGTCCGCGAGCAGGGCGTACTGCGCTATCCGCTGCCTGCCGGCTTCCGCGTCTCATGGGCCTCGCACCTCGACATCGCCGACGTCGCCGCCGCGCTGTTCGAGCGCCCGGATGTCACCGGTGTGGTCTCCGTCGGGCAGTACCCGGCCATCACCGGACAGGACCTGGCCGAGGCGTTCAGTGCCCGGCTCGGGCGGGACGTGGTCTACGAGGCGATCACTCCCGACGCCTTCCGCGCATCCGTCGCGCCCGTGATCGGGGAGGGCCCCGCCGCAGACGTCGCGGGCAGCTACCAGGCCATGCAAGCGCTGCCGGACCGCTCGATCGCACCCGAGCGCTCCGCCCAGAAACTGCTGGGCGTCGCTCCCCGGACCGCGATCCAGTGGCTGACCGACATAGGAGTGGCATAG
- a CDS encoding L-tyrosine/L-tryptophan isonitrile synthase family protein, translated as MPLTTAPDPRSTGISAAILRLLLPYHRTTDHAPATAEAFRHQRRRIDGFVNEREPVVFTLPGFPCKSPNPAKVLGHLPDQGERLSLTFLHTLCMNIERIYAPGARIVICSDGHVFGDLIGVPDDRIDAYSDELRAVIQALDLHHLSVFDLRDILGDLPHDTQRARIHDQYAPTLEALRAEVRTDAHTLALYRGITRFLVDDTADFTGTRSALQRECRKRAYGVIQRSRAWGALIAEHHPRAVRLSIHPQPVGAAKFGIRLLDAPDAWTTPWHSAALRDPDGRWTLMPRARAERLGRLVHRNGRPSHFEEADTRAAVNPWGA; from the coding sequence ATGCCGCTGACGACCGCGCCGGACCCCCGCTCCACCGGCATCAGCGCCGCGATCCTGCGCCTGCTCCTGCCGTATCACCGCACCACCGACCACGCGCCCGCCACCGCGGAGGCGTTCCGGCACCAGCGGCGCCGTATCGACGGCTTCGTAAACGAACGAGAACCCGTCGTGTTCACCCTGCCCGGCTTCCCCTGCAAGTCCCCGAACCCGGCCAAGGTGCTCGGCCACCTCCCCGACCAGGGTGAGCGACTCTCCCTCACCTTTCTCCACACCCTGTGCATGAACATCGAACGGATCTACGCACCGGGCGCCCGGATCGTCATCTGCTCCGACGGCCACGTCTTCGGCGACCTCATCGGCGTCCCGGACGACCGCATAGACGCCTACTCGGACGAACTTCGCGCGGTCATACAGGCGTTGGATCTGCACCACCTGTCCGTCTTCGACCTGCGCGACATCCTCGGCGACCTCCCCCACGACACACAACGCGCCCGCATCCACGACCAGTACGCCCCGACCCTGGAGGCCCTGCGCGCCGAGGTCCGCACCGACGCCCACACCCTCGCCCTGTACCGGGGTATCACCCGCTTCCTCGTCGACGACACCGCCGACTTCACCGGCACCCGCTCCGCCCTCCAACGCGAGTGCCGCAAGCGCGCGTACGGCGTCATCCAGCGCAGCCGCGCCTGGGGCGCCCTCATCGCCGAGCACCACCCCCGCGCCGTACGCTTGTCCATCCACCCCCAGCCCGTCGGCGCCGCCAAGTTCGGCATCCGCCTCCTCGACGCACCCGATGCCTGGACCACTCCCTGGCACTCGGCGGCCCTGCGCGATCCCGACGGCAGGTGGACGCTCATGCCCCGGGCGAGGGCGGAGCGGCTCGGCCGTCTGGTCCACCGGAACGGCAGACCGAGCCACTTCGAGGAGGCTGACACACGCGCCGCCGTCAATCCATGGGGTGCGTAA
- a CDS encoding rhodanese-like domain-containing protein, with protein sequence MTPDQVTALTDLQLLDIREIHEWNTGRIPGSRHIPMDEVPDRLGELDPGHPVLVICRSGRRADRISSWLGGRGYDARTLTGGIVRWQRDGGPLEQPKAVRPLTVEIIETPGLGNRSYLAHDGHTALVVDPQRDTDRIRTLLDRAGVRLSHAFETHVHNDYVTGGLELARSLEATYVLPAAEKVSFGRLGVVDGEVLDVGSMRMRVVATPGHTHHHVSYLLTDAVGDEVAVFTGGSMLYGTTGRTDLLGSEHTEPLARSQHASVRRLATEAAATTRVLPTHGFGSFCAATPADGEHSTIGRERERNPALLLDEDAYVSQLLAGLSDVPAWYARMAPVNRAGPSPADLTPPETAAPQDLHARTDAGEWVVDLRDRTAYARRHLPGSLSFELSASFLTHLGWLLPEGMPLTLVGETPDQVAEAQRELVRIGIDELAGAASGPIEALAGKTTLASLPRASYEELARARERTDVLVLDVRRTAEHADGVVHGSVPIPLHELLTRRGELPPARQIWVHCASGYRATVAASLLAAHGYDVVLVDGCLRAWLESGSPGVEASP encoded by the coding sequence ATGACCCCGGACCAGGTCACCGCCCTCACCGACCTCCAACTCCTCGACATCCGCGAAATCCACGAGTGGAACACGGGACGCATCCCCGGATCACGGCACATCCCCATGGACGAGGTCCCCGACCGGCTCGGTGAACTCGACCCCGGCCACCCGGTCCTGGTGATCTGCCGGTCCGGTCGCCGCGCCGACCGCATCAGCTCCTGGCTCGGCGGCAGAGGATACGACGCCCGCACCCTCACCGGCGGCATCGTGCGATGGCAGCGCGACGGTGGCCCACTGGAGCAACCCAAGGCCGTGCGTCCCCTGACCGTCGAGATCATCGAGACGCCAGGACTGGGCAACCGGAGCTACCTCGCCCACGACGGCCACACGGCGCTGGTCGTGGACCCGCAGCGCGACACCGACCGGATACGGACGCTGCTGGACCGTGCGGGCGTCCGCCTCAGCCATGCGTTCGAGACCCATGTCCACAACGACTATGTGACCGGGGGGCTGGAGCTCGCGCGGTCGCTGGAGGCGACGTACGTCCTGCCGGCGGCCGAGAAAGTGAGCTTCGGGCGGCTCGGCGTGGTCGACGGCGAGGTGCTCGACGTCGGCAGCATGCGGATGCGGGTCGTGGCGACGCCGGGGCACACCCACCACCACGTGAGCTACCTGCTGACCGACGCCGTCGGCGACGAGGTGGCGGTGTTCACCGGCGGTTCGATGCTGTACGGCACGACCGGGCGCACCGACCTGCTGGGTTCGGAGCACACCGAGCCGCTCGCCCGGTCCCAGCACGCGTCGGTCCGCCGGCTCGCCACGGAGGCGGCGGCCACGACCCGGGTGCTGCCGACGCACGGGTTCGGCTCCTTCTGCGCGGCCACCCCGGCCGACGGCGAGCATTCGACCATCGGGCGGGAACGCGAGCGCAACCCCGCGCTGCTGCTCGACGAGGACGCCTACGTATCACAGTTGCTCGCCGGGCTGTCCGATGTCCCGGCCTGGTACGCCCGCATGGCCCCGGTCAACCGGGCGGGCCCCTCTCCTGCGGACCTGACCCCGCCCGAAACGGCCGCGCCGCAGGACTTGCACGCCCGGACCGACGCCGGAGAGTGGGTGGTCGATCTGCGGGACCGTACGGCGTACGCACGCCGGCATCTGCCCGGCTCCCTCAGCTTCGAGCTGTCCGCGAGCTTCCTCACGCACCTGGGCTGGCTGCTGCCGGAGGGCATGCCGCTCACGCTCGTCGGCGAGACGCCCGATCAGGTGGCCGAGGCACAGCGCGAGTTGGTGCGGATCGGCATCGACGAGCTGGCCGGTGCGGCCAGCGGCCCCATCGAGGCGCTCGCCGGGAAAACGACACTGGCGTCGCTGCCGCGCGCGTCGTACGAGGAACTGGCGCGGGCTCGAGAGCGGACCGACGTGCTCGTCCTCGACGTACGCCGGACCGCGGAACACGCCGACGGGGTTGTCCACGGCTCGGTCCCCATCCCGCTGCACGAACTCCTGACGCGCCGCGGCGAACTGCCGCCGGCCCGGCAGATCTGGGTGCACTGCGCCTCGGGTTACCGGGCGACGGTGGCGGCGTCCCTGCTCGCAGCACACGGGTACGACGTCGTTCTCGTCGACGGCTGTCTGCGCGCCTGGCTGGAGTCCGGATCACCGGGCGTCGAGGCATCGCCATGA
- a CDS encoding sulfite exporter TauE/SafE family protein: MTLLATLVLALLVGGALGLLGGGGSILALPVLVFVAGLPTTSAVPMSLLVVGCSATVASVSRIRAGHVHWRIAGIFAVTGAAATYGGALVNRRLDPRLVLAGFGILLAVTGARMFLDRPVRRTGCAAPDGGTELRRCLPRAVAVGALVGFLTGLFGVGGGFFIVPALTVVLGLPIATAAGTALVIIVLNSFSGLASWLGHVNLDPLLAGSFTACALLGAAAAAPVGCRLPARALRRAFSVFVLAVAGFVLVRVAAT; this comes from the coding sequence ATGACGCTGCTGGCCACGCTCGTGCTCGCGCTGCTCGTCGGCGGCGCGCTCGGACTGCTGGGAGGCGGCGGCTCGATCCTGGCTCTGCCGGTCCTGGTTTTCGTGGCGGGGCTGCCGACGACGTCGGCGGTGCCGATGTCGCTGCTGGTGGTGGGATGTTCGGCGACGGTCGCGTCCGTGAGCCGGATCCGCGCCGGACACGTCCACTGGCGGATCGCGGGCATCTTCGCGGTGACCGGTGCGGCAGCGACGTATGGCGGCGCCTTGGTGAACCGCCGGCTCGACCCGCGCCTGGTGCTCGCCGGATTCGGCATCCTGCTCGCCGTCACCGGGGCGCGGATGTTCCTCGACCGTCCGGTGCGCCGTACCGGTTGCGCCGCGCCGGACGGTGGGACGGAGCTGCGCCGGTGTCTGCCGCGCGCCGTGGCTGTCGGTGCGCTGGTCGGTTTTCTGACCGGGCTGTTCGGCGTGGGCGGCGGGTTCTTCATCGTTCCCGCGCTCACGGTGGTGCTGGGGCTGCCGATCGCGACGGCGGCGGGCACGGCGCTGGTGATCATCGTGCTGAACTCGTTCAGCGGGTTGGCGTCCTGGCTCGGTCACGTGAATCTCGACCCGCTGCTGGCGGGCAGCTTCACGGCGTGCGCCCTCCTCGGCGCCGCCGCGGCCGCGCCGGTGGGCTGCCGGCTTCCGGCCAGGGCGCTGCGACGCGCGTTCTCGGTCTTCGTACTGGCGGTCGCGGGCTTCGTACTCGTTCGCGTGGCGGCCACCTGA
- a CDS encoding cytochrome P450: protein MTIQEPSAAAEPETTLPDPVPLMGCPYKSNPYPLYEKMREASPVHRVLFPSGVQAWLVTGYEAAHAALNDDRLGKNHDRGNDRWRARASIMPEPQHSQLQVHLLHQDPPQHTHMRRFVTDAFTPRRIEQLRPRFQELAHTLVDALPETGPADLVTGFAAHFPFQVLAEILGLPAELASRFNRDWGKVVQPVGPTDPGRPAYEARLHGLQSYIADIVAHKREHGDDDLLSRLVAARDHDELSHEELDSMIFQLLVAGQEPVTNQITTALIALFRHPGQLARLRDNPDLLPRAVEELLRYDSAFELTTWRFFDQDSELHGTEVPSGDSVIVSLCAANRDPRRFPDPDTLDFERSPNPHLSFGHGIHFCPGAALARAELQIALGTLLTRLPGLHLAISDEDIKWIPAVLGRGTNHLPVGYDRRR from the coding sequence ATGACCATCCAGGAACCCTCGGCGGCCGCGGAGCCGGAGACGACCTTGCCCGACCCGGTCCCGCTGATGGGCTGCCCCTACAAAAGCAATCCCTACCCCCTCTACGAGAAGATGCGCGAGGCCAGCCCGGTCCACCGCGTGCTCTTCCCCAGCGGGGTACAGGCGTGGCTCGTCACCGGATACGAGGCCGCCCACGCCGCCCTCAACGACGACCGCCTGGGCAAGAACCACGACCGCGGCAACGACCGCTGGCGCGCCCGCGCCTCGATCATGCCGGAGCCGCAGCACTCGCAGCTCCAGGTCCACCTCCTCCACCAGGACCCGCCCCAGCACACCCACATGCGGCGTTTCGTCACCGACGCCTTCACCCCGCGCCGCATCGAGCAGCTGAGGCCCCGCTTCCAGGAACTGGCCCACACGCTCGTCGACGCCCTGCCCGAGACCGGCCCCGCCGACCTCGTCACCGGCTTCGCCGCCCACTTCCCCTTCCAGGTCCTCGCCGAGATCCTCGGCCTCCCCGCCGAACTGGCGTCCCGTTTCAACCGCGACTGGGGCAAAGTGGTCCAGCCGGTCGGCCCCACCGACCCCGGACGCCCAGCGTACGAGGCGCGGCTGCACGGCCTGCAGAGCTACATCGCCGACATCGTCGCCCACAAGCGCGAGCACGGGGACGACGACCTGCTCAGCCGCCTCGTCGCGGCCCGCGACCACGACGAGCTCTCCCATGAGGAACTGGACTCGATGATCTTCCAGCTCCTCGTGGCAGGCCAGGAGCCGGTCACCAACCAGATCACCACCGCCCTGATCGCGCTCTTCCGCCACCCCGGCCAACTCGCCCGGCTCCGCGACAACCCGGACCTGCTACCGCGCGCGGTCGAGGAGCTGCTCCGCTATGACAGTGCCTTCGAGCTGACCACCTGGCGCTTCTTCGACCAGGACAGCGAGCTGCACGGTACCGAAGTCCCGTCCGGAGATTCCGTGATCGTCTCCCTGTGCGCGGCCAACCGCGACCCCCGCCGCTTCCCCGACCCTGACACCCTGGACTTCGAGCGATCGCCGAACCCGCACCTGTCCTTCGGCCACGGCATCCACTTCTGCCCCGGCGCCGCCCTCGCCCGCGCCGAACTCCAGATCGCCCTTGGCACCCTGCTCACGCGCCTGCCCGGCCTGCACCTGGCGATCAGCGACGAGGACATCAAGTGGATCCCGGCCGTCCTCGGCCGCGGCACCAACCACCTGCCCGTCGGATACGACCGACGCCGCTGA
- a CDS encoding ABC transporter substrate-binding protein, protein MSETSRPYRPYSRRGALRLGGRVLTGATLAGLASTGAVRSVAPSASTHGGLLDRPLRIGYLPITDASALLVAYERGLLADAGVDAERPVLFRSWDSLAQALTTGQVDVVHMLMPMALQLRIAKKAPIKVVAWGHTNGSALTVAPRITDVAQLAGAKVAIPFWWSVHNVLLQRMLAAAGLKAVTGTASAAAGTVQLLVMSPADMVPALQTGSIAGFVVADPFSALAEASGAGHVLRFLGDVWKDHACCAVTVREDLATAHPEAATALVSSVVRAQQWLSAHRTRGARELGPTGYLPQPVKAIDKVFNRTAAAYRDVLRHPAWQGQRLGFSAFPAASYTTSLVELMGRTTVDGDTSFLSGLTGAAAHRELVDDRFVTRALSSVGIPLVRNRKELIEP, encoded by the coding sequence ATGTCTGAGACCTCACGGCCCTACCGCCCGTACTCGCGCCGGGGCGCACTGCGCCTCGGCGGCCGGGTGCTCACCGGGGCCACGCTGGCCGGACTGGCCAGTACGGGCGCGGTCCGCTCCGTCGCCCCCTCCGCCTCGACCCACGGCGGCCTCCTGGACCGGCCGCTGCGCATCGGATACCTGCCCATCACCGACGCCAGTGCTCTCCTCGTCGCCTACGAGCGCGGCCTGCTGGCCGACGCCGGCGTCGATGCCGAACGCCCCGTGCTGTTCCGCTCCTGGGACAGCCTCGCCCAGGCACTGACGACCGGTCAGGTAGATGTCGTCCACATGCTGATGCCGATGGCGCTGCAGCTGCGGATCGCGAAGAAGGCGCCGATCAAGGTGGTCGCCTGGGGGCACACCAACGGATCCGCGCTCACCGTCGCGCCGCGGATCACCGACGTCGCTCAGCTGGCCGGTGCGAAAGTGGCGATCCCGTTCTGGTGGTCGGTGCACAACGTCCTGCTCCAGCGGATGCTCGCCGCCGCCGGTCTGAAGGCGGTCACCGGCACGGCGTCCGCGGCGGCCGGCACTGTTCAGCTGCTGGTGATGTCACCGGCCGACATGGTGCCCGCGTTGCAGACCGGTTCGATCGCGGGCTTCGTCGTCGCCGACCCGTTCTCCGCGCTGGCCGAGGCGAGCGGGGCCGGCCATGTGCTCCGCTTCCTCGGCGACGTGTGGAAGGACCACGCCTGCTGCGCCGTCACGGTCCGCGAGGACCTCGCCACCGCGCACCCCGAGGCCGCGACCGCGCTGGTCTCCTCCGTCGTCCGGGCCCAGCAGTGGCTCTCCGCGCACCGCACGCGCGGCGCGCGGGAGCTAGGGCCGACCGGCTACCTCCCACAGCCGGTGAAGGCGATCGACAAGGTCTTCAACCGCACCGCCGCGGCGTACCGCGACGTGCTGCGGCACCCGGCATGGCAGGGCCAGCGGCTCGGCTTCTCCGCCTTCCCGGCGGCCAGTTACACCACCTCGCTCGTGGAGCTGATGGGCAGGACGACGGTCGACGGCGACACCTCGTTCCTGTCCGGCCTGACCGGTGCCGCCGCGCACCGGGAACTCGTCGACGACCGTTTCGTCACCCGGGCCCTGAGCTCCGTCGGTATCCCGCTGGTTCGTAACCGCAAGGAGCTGATCGAACCATGA
- a CDS encoding ABC transporter permease, which yields MTSLVTEETEEDVSAGTAPPSPRSGRDRRIPARVGTAAITLAPVIGVAAALLLWWFVTEVLAATGSMLHDFAPAPTWDALVALLRNGSVFDDATSSLWRLTAGLALAAVAGILSGAAIGSRRIVERGTRPVLMFLRMISPLSWAPVAISLFGIGDSPVIALVAATAVWPILMSTADGVRRIDPDHLRVARGLGATWWEVVRSVTWPSAQPYLLSGIRMAIGISWVVLVPAEMLGVTSGLGYAILNAKDQLAYSDITALILIIGLIGYAIDAQARWLLQPRRERKAAAR from the coding sequence ATGACCTCGCTCGTCACTGAGGAAACCGAGGAGGACGTCAGCGCCGGTACCGCGCCCCCGAGCCCGCGCAGCGGCCGTGACCGTCGTATCCCTGCCCGTGTGGGCACCGCCGCGATCACCCTGGCGCCGGTGATCGGAGTCGCCGCGGCACTGCTGCTGTGGTGGTTCGTCACCGAGGTGCTCGCCGCAACCGGCTCCATGCTGCACGACTTTGCGCCCGCGCCGACCTGGGACGCCCTGGTCGCGCTGCTGCGCAACGGGTCCGTGTTCGACGACGCGACCAGCAGCTTGTGGCGGCTGACGGCCGGCCTGGCCCTGGCCGCCGTCGCCGGCATCCTCTCCGGCGCCGCGATCGGATCGCGCCGGATCGTGGAGCGCGGCACCCGGCCGGTGCTGATGTTCCTGCGCATGATCTCGCCACTGTCCTGGGCACCGGTGGCGATCAGCCTCTTCGGCATCGGCGACAGCCCGGTGATCGCGCTGGTCGCGGCGACCGCGGTCTGGCCGATCCTGATGAGCACGGCCGACGGCGTACGGCGGATCGATCCCGACCACCTGCGCGTGGCTCGTGGCCTGGGCGCCACCTGGTGGGAGGTCGTCCGCTCGGTGACGTGGCCCTCCGCACAGCCCTACCTGCTGTCGGGCATCCGGATGGCGATCGGCATCAGCTGGGTCGTGCTCGTGCCCGCCGAGATGCTCGGCGTCACCTCCGGACTCGGGTACGCGATCCTCAACGCGAAGGACCAGCTCGCCTACAGCGACATCACCGCACTCATCCTCATCATCGGCCTCATCGGATACGCGATCGACGCCCAGGCACGGTGGCTGCTGCAGCCCCGCCGTGAGCGCAAGGCAGCAGCCCGATGA